The DNA region GTTCCTTTACAGGATAGCTGCGAGATAATATTTTTAGTTCAGGATTTCAGGTAAGAGAGTCATCTTATGAAGAACGCTAATAGAATATAAAATGTATTAACTATTTGAGTCCGCTCTAAAAAGGTTTTTTCCGCCACCAAAACACTAAAACACGAACGTTTACCTTCACGAACAGGATGTGGGAGGGTAAGCGGGTGTGAGTAAATTCCACTAAAAATAAAATACTGGATCCCTGTTTTTTGTGTTTTTTATTAGTGTTCCTGCCCCGAAGCAGGCGGGGTTGGAGTTTTAGTGGCAATCTATTCTTTTTACCTTTTTTGACTGAACTCCTATTTGGTTTATAAGTTGGAAGTAACTCTATCTGCTTCACCATTTTTCTTCCGCAGAGCAACTAGCTTAAAGTAGTTGAATGGCCCCATAGTACGATCCTCTTCAACATTAAAGTATTGTAATGTATCTATACTGTCAATTTTGAAGTATGATGATATCTTGGTGAACCTGGAAAACCTGTTGAAAAATTTATCCAGATACCTCATTCCGTTCTCCGGGGTTTCATGGTTCAATATGATAAGCATTCCCTCATTGCTTAAAACCCTGTAGCTCTCCTCTATCATCCTGGCAGGGTTTTCGGTTACAGCGATAACATGACTCAACACCACATAGTCGAACATATTGTCCTCAAATTCCAGCTCCTCGCCGTT from Bacteroidales bacterium includes:
- a CDS encoding class I SAM-dependent methyltransferase — encoded protein: MVEIKKFYDKCCYVYPVVDLFLKPQKNKLVKYLNSKPAGKVLEIGIGTGSHIPMYKNHDITGIDVSGHSIEIAKKRSKCTNVHLQEMNGEELEFEDNMFDYVVLSHVIAVTENPARMIEESYRVLSNEGMLIILNHETPENGMRYLDKFFNRFSRFTKISSYFKIDSIDTLQYFNVEEDRTMGPFNYFKLVALRKKNGEADRVTSNL